In the genome of Octopus bimaculoides isolate UCB-OBI-ISO-001 chromosome 24, ASM119413v2, whole genome shotgun sequence, the window CTCATTCTTGGATTTCTCCTCTTGCCAATATTACATACAATATTGcgccaaacacacatataccggCACACGAGACTAATGCAAACTGCCATTCTTCTTGTGTACCATTGAGGGTTAAAGCTTTTGTAGACAAGGAACTAAAACTTCTAGACATTACGGCAAACGTGTTAGCAATTCCAAATACAACACCAGCATAACTTGGAgcaatgtcattgttgttgacgAGAACACCACCACTGGAAAATGATAAAGTTATACCACTGAGAAATAAAAGGAGAGTTATTTGAATGGTTTGGTAACATCTGAGGAATCCTATGGCAATCAACAGACATGCTGAAGTAACAAGAGAAAATGTTTGGAATGAAACTCGTACAGAACGAGTTGACAGATATTTCTTCGAACGTAAAATATTTGCACATTTTCCACATAATGGCATAGAAATAATTTGTCCAACCGAAGGAGCAGACGACATGAAACCGCTGGAGGCTGAATTGACCTTTAAGGCTTCTTTCATATATAGAGGGAGCAATGTTTCGAAAATTATGAACGTCCAGGAATAAGCGAACAAACCGAAGATGATGGCCCAAATAGCAGGGGAAGAAAGCAGTCGTTTCCAAGGTATTTTTTAAACTAGTCTTTTACTTATTACAGTTCTCTTCAAGGAAGCACGTTCTTCTTCGCTGATAGTGGGATGGACGTCTGGATTATCATAAAcaacataaaaccacacacaacTAAACAATAACGATATCCcaccaaatacataaaatatagaaccCCATCCGTTATCAAATCCATAAACACAGAGGTAACCTGACGTTGAAAGACCTACAACAGTGCCTAGAATTTGACTAGCAAATGTAAACCCAATCGATAAACTAATTTCTTGTGGAGGGAACCAACGTGCAAATGAGGAGTGTATTGCTGGGGGAACAACTCCTGATGCTATACCTGTTAATATTCTTAGAACAAGCATATAGTACCCACTAGTTCGCGATAAACTTGGTTGAAGAATGGTCAGAATGGATGCAGAGAGAAATGAACCACCAAGAACTCGTTTACCACCATATTTGTCTGCCAATAAACCACCCAAAGAAGCAGTTGCTAGATAGCCATAGTAGTACCCAGCTAATATGTTTGCTTGTAAGGTGTCGCTCCATTCGAATTCTCCTTCAGAATTTCGAATAACTGAATGACTATTTAAACCAGAACAATGTTGGTTATTTGAAGTAATGTTAACTTCCTCAGTTGTACGATTGGGTGTTTTCAACATGCATACAAAAGCCATGCTTAGATCAACTCTTAAATTTCGACATTATTATGTCCTTCCGACTGAATCTCTCAATGTATATATCGTAAGCCTGAAACTTAAGAGTATATTAAAAAGTGAGTGATGTAAAttgtaaatattcaaacaaacaCTAACAGACAGTTACTGCAGTTTAACAAATTATTCCTTCGATTTGTTTGCCATGATtgatttcattatattaaaaatgcttattttgtctttaaatagtatttttttcATGGGATGAAAATATGCTCATTCAAAATTATGGTTAAGATGTCGTAGTACAGTAAtaattcacaagattttggtataattattattgataaacaTGCAAAGCGTTTATCGATTATTGGAAAGATAACCATATGGCAGTTATGGTTAATTTAGTAACTTATTTTGCTTCTCCTTTacttagaaatagaaaatattacatcACAGCCAGAAtacgataaaacaaaataacagttaaaagTGTAGAATTGTGACAGTAAGACACCGAGACCGCAAGTTCTAAGGTTATTTTACTATTGTCATGTTCGGGACAGGTGTTATTTCAGACGTTGCCGTGTTCTGTAAGTAAGAGAGGTCACACGTGAGAAACCGTTGAAAGATCTGTAGTAACCGATTAGTTATTGGAAGGTGTATGTTCAATCCCACTTGGCTCTTTGATTTGTTTAATAACATTCTCTGTAAAATCCCAGTGTAGTTGCGATATAGAATGCTCCGTTTGCAAAAGGATTTGCATTCTTTGACctgcttaattatattttatattagtttaatgTACCTGTATAGAGGCGTTTACAATGTAGTTTCCATTTCAGGATGAGTCGTTCCCATGTAATTCAATCCTTGTATATAAAATCTGGTTGAAACTGAAGATCCATCTTGAGGCAATGGTAGTTCAATGACAAATGACAGTAGACAGAATTGGTAGAGTTGTGAAATAAAGTTCTTTGAGTATTTCTTTACAACTCTTTATATTCTTGGTTCAGGCAAAAATTTATCGACTGTGGTGCATCTCTGAAATCTAAGAAATCAATAGTaaatcattgaaataaattttatgcgttctgaaattaataatatcattGATAATTTATACACTTGAGGATATTATGTACACCTGATAATATCAAATAACTGATAATATCATGCATCTAACGATGTTATATACCTAATAATTTTTGATAGCACTAGGCAACAAAGATTTTATTACAGAAGACCTAGCTAATTTCGGTTTGCTGACTTCAAATCTAAGACTAGATTTTTTCTGTCATATCTAgattttatatagaatataaatcaCGTTGTAAAATTTCCTATAACTCCCAGATTTTGGTTTTAATCGGCTTAACGCTAATAATATGAAACTTGCTTTTTAAGGTTAAAGTAATTTTTGTTTGCCCACTATATTAGTGGCCTGATGGAATGGATTGGCTTTCGCTAAGATCCAAACGAATGAACACTGTTCATTGATTCTAGTACAGCTAACCTTAAAGCTGTATTACTGCACAACATCAATGAAAAACCTTCGTCTCTGTTCACTAATTATTTAAGTACTAGCGGGACCCgcgaatatttcacagaattaatggtaaacttattgggttatttttAAAAACCTGAACGCGTAACCTGTGTTTTGTCTGTAtgaaaagatagtcgctcatctgctaatcattgaaaagggAAATTGGAATACgttgattacttaatgcactttatatatacactttatatactttatgcacaactttatagatttaatacacagcactcataaaataaatattcattcttatttttccatttcccccataaacaaaagaaaatcccgtacatatgatacaacctgtagttaaactgaatatatttgccatgtaaataagcgtgaatatttcacggaattgtacgtgggtgcgagagagagagagagatagatagagagaggggagagggagagagagagggagggagagagagagatatgccttggtgtgtgtgattgtgtaagtgtgtgtgtgaataggagCGAGTGACTGACATCCTCACAAACACTATGAAATAGAGAAGTCAGCTAACAACATATTGTCTTCGAAGACTTGTGTGAGGGGTCCCAACCCCAAAATAAGCAAAATACCTGAAAAAAGTGCACGCCATTGATATGTGTCTTTAATTTTCAATAACGTGCAATGttattaaaaaacatttatatatttcaagcatATATTTGTACGACAGTGCGTCacgaaaactatatatataatttgacagaaaacaacagacgaagacaaacagatgcattagtttaacttaacgctcgggaaaaatgaagaagtcttttacgtttcgagcctacgctcttcgacagaaaggaataagagggaaaaaaatggagagagaatgacaaaaaTAGGTTTGAGAaaaactgtgcatatatatatatatatatatcaatgtaagaCCC includes:
- the LOC106881435 gene encoding uncharacterized transporter slc-17.2; translated protein: MAFVCMLKTPNRTTEEVNITSNNQHCSGLNSHSVIRNSEGEFEWSDTLQANILAGYYYGYLATASLGGLLADKYGGKRVLGGSFLSASILTILQPSLSRTSGYYMLVLRILTGIASGVVPPAIHSSFARWFPPQEISLSIGFTFASQILGTVVGLSTSGYLCVYGFDNGWGSIFYVFGGISLLFSCVWFYVVYDNPDVHPTISEEERASLKRTVISKRLV